Proteins co-encoded in one Dreissena polymorpha isolate Duluth1 chromosome 12, UMN_Dpol_1.0, whole genome shotgun sequence genomic window:
- the LOC127853526 gene encoding oxygen-dependent coproporphyrinogen-III oxidase-like has product HIPTVHFNYRYFEVTDEEGKKHWWFGGGTDLTPFYLDDADVEHFHKTLKQACEKHSTSYYPDFKKWCDSYFFIPHRGETRGVGGIFFDDLEKGEQEDLFKFDCAAAVTPSYLPLVKKNKDTAYGDKERRWQLLRRGRYVEFNLIYDRGTKFGFSTPGVGYDRLLMSLPLNASWEYCHKPEPGSEEARLTEVLQNPRDWV; this is encoded by the exons CACATTCCGACGGTGCATTTTAACTACCGTTACTTTGAGGTGACCGATGAGGAGGGAAAAAAACACTGGTGGTTTGGAGGGGGCACCGACCTCACGCCCTTCTATCTGGATGACGCC GATGTGGAGCATTTCCACAAGACGCTGAAGCAAGCCTGTGAAAAGCACAGTACAAGCTACTACCCGGACTTTAAGAAGTGGTGTGACTCGTATTTCTTCATTCCGCACAGAG GTGAGACCAGGGGCGTGGGTGGAATCTTTTTTGATGATCTGGAAAAAGGGGAACAAGAGGATCTCTTCAAGTTT GATTGTGCAGCCGCAGTTACTCCTTCCTATCTTCCACTTGTGAAGAAAAACAAAGATACAGCATACGGAGATAAAGAAAG ACGCTGGCAGTTACTGAGAAGAGGTCGGTACGTGGAGTTCAACCTTATCTATGACCGAGGCACCAAGTTCGGCTTTAGCACACCTGGTGTTGGATACGACAGACTCCTTATGTCTCTGCCACTAAATGCT AGCTGGGAGTATTGTCACAAGCCCGAGCCCGGCTCAGAGGAGGCTCGACTGACAGAGGTGTTACAGAACCCTCGTGACTGGGTGTAG